In Aricia agestis chromosome 14, ilAriAges1.1, whole genome shotgun sequence, one genomic interval encodes:
- the LOC121733655 gene encoding tubulin-folding cofactor B-like, which yields MEGLQVVTQDFVNVLITKSDSEDAPPIERRFKKGITIQEFKTKLELVTGGTAGTMKLKVFDNKNNLICDIDNDDALLGSYPIDDGMRIHVTDNFTLVKDFDSADAAERFRLSEEEYEKKDDTLRAFLQRNKLGKYNEEEMNKLKEQQQKELEEEAKLAASVVVGSRCAVRVGNTGTRRATVRYNGPLEGARGLWIGVQYDEPRGKNDGTFNGKRYFTCPPKYGGFVKPVYVTLGDFPVEEDDLDDEI from the exons ATGGAAGGTCTTCAAGTAGTAACTCAAGACTTTGTAAATGTCCTTATAACGAAATCGGACAGTGAGGATGCGCCTCCGATTGAGCGCCGATTTAAAAAAGGAATTACTATTCAGGAATTTAAG acGAAATTGGAGTTGGTTACCGGAGGTACAGCTGGCACTATGAAACTGAAAGTATTTGACAATAAAAACAACCTCATATGTGACATAGACAACGATGACGCCCTGCTCGGCTCCTACCCCATTGATGACGGCATGAGAATACACGTCACCGACAACTTCACCCTGGTCAAAGATTTTGACTCCGCTGATGCCGCTGAAAG ATTCCGTTTATCAGAAGAGGAATACGAGAAGAAAGATGACACATTGAGAGCATTCCTACAGCGGAACAAGCTGGGCAAGTACAATGAGGAGGAGATGAATAAACTGAAGGAACAACAGCAGAAGGAACTCGAGGAGGAGGCAAA GCTAGCAGCTAGCGTGGTTGTGGGGTCGCGGTGCGCGGTCCGCGTAGGCAACACGGGTACGCGGCGCGCGACGGTGCGCTACAACGGGCCGCTGGAGGGCGCGCGCGGGCTGTGGATCGGCGTGCAGTACGACGAGCCGCGCGGCAAGAATGACGGCAC TTTCAACGGTAAGCGGTACTTCACGTGTCCGCCGAAGTACGGCGGTTTTGTGAAGCCCGTCTACGTCACGCTGGGTGACTTCCCCGTCGAAGAGGACGACCTAGATGATGAGATATGA